The Methanomassiliicoccales archaeon genome has a segment encoding these proteins:
- a CDS encoding CorA family divalent cation transporter has protein sequence MENGSKPGEAASARPMNGAPEAELNGKGKAKVICVSIPQGSNRPVKSSSQIPGDFIPTVYSSTLSWLNCGVDDLEKDGTAVATMYGFGESLVPTLLKGYYAAYEDRETELGIMVPAVRVRGLELTVFPLLILVKKNLILTIHDSDVQRLVQFSRYADIYLKKLPEVMPAEDKLTMTLFRILDENNTRNFEQLREIEEQADEMSQVLVDPSSPRTQVGKQIYGMKHSLITYLNTLWRTLDVVNSLRYGDADTITDNQKVLNKIGLLADDLNRQISLSEHMSEVLASGLEVLQSLYNNQLQILNNRMSLTMTWLTILGTAVLVPNTLATIFGFALNVDLRTLVWTLGVITIATVNSTLLAYWWVKKRVNLPKKADEFTN, from the coding sequence ATGGAGAACGGATCGAAACCTGGCGAGGCCGCATCGGCAAGACCGATGAACGGGGCACCCGAGGCGGAGCTGAACGGTAAGGGGAAAGCGAAGGTCATCTGCGTTTCAATTCCCCAGGGGAGCAATCGGCCGGTGAAATCGTCCAGCCAGATCCCCGGAGATTTCATTCCTACGGTATATTCCTCAACCCTTTCATGGCTCAATTGCGGAGTGGACGATCTGGAAAAGGATGGAACGGCCGTCGCCACCATGTACGGGTTCGGTGAGTCCCTGGTCCCGACCCTGCTGAAAGGATATTATGCGGCCTACGAGGACCGTGAGACGGAATTGGGGATAATGGTGCCGGCCGTGCGGGTCAGGGGCCTCGAGCTGACAGTGTTCCCTCTTCTGATCCTGGTCAAGAAGAACCTCATCCTGACCATCCATGACAGCGATGTGCAGAGGCTGGTCCAATTCTCCCGTTACGCGGACATTTACCTGAAGAAGCTCCCGGAGGTCATGCCGGCCGAGGACAAGCTCACCATGACCCTCTTCCGCATATTGGACGAGAACAACACCAGGAACTTCGAACAGCTTCGGGAGATCGAGGAACAGGCAGATGAGATGAGCCAGGTCCTGGTGGATCCGAGCTCGCCCCGGACCCAGGTGGGGAAACAGATCTATGGTATGAAACACTCGCTTATCACTTACCTGAACACCCTCTGGCGCACCCTCGACGTGGTCAACTCCCTTCGCTACGGCGATGCTGATACGATCACCGACAACCAGAAGGTCCTGAACAAGATCGGTCTATTGGCGGATGACCTGAACAGGCAGATATCTCTGTCAGAGCACATGTCCGAGGTGTTGGCATCCGGTCTGGAGGTCTTGCAGTCGTTGTACAACAACCAATTGCAGATCCTCAACAACCGGATGTCGCTGACCATGACCTGGCTTACGATCCTGGGCACGGCCGTCCTGGTTCCAAACACCTTGGCCACAATTTTCGGTTTTGCCCTGAATGTGGACCTTCGGACCCTGGTGTGGACACTGGGGGTGATCACCATCGCCACGGTGAACTCCACCCTCCTGGCCTATTGGTGGGTGAAGAAGCGGGTCAACCTTCCGAAAAAGGCGGACGAGTTCACCAATTGA
- the hypD gene encoding hydrogenase formation protein HypD — translation MFRFREEATAKKIIENLGKYDLDLQFMHVCGTHQDTLVKFGLEEMLKGVGVRIRQGPGCPVCVTTTKEVVEAITLAKNGVTIAVFGDMLTVPTPIGSLADAKAEGADVRVVYSVEDALRIAPEVKDAVFMAIGFETTSPTTASVVLSGVPKNLTFLSCHRILPPALDALFRMGEVRIDGLIQPGHVAAIIGTQPFERFARDMHVPQVVAGFEPLDILVTVYMMVTQIREGRAEVENEYSRVVRPEGNPIAIKMLDDVFETVDKNWRGFPMLPKSALELRPEFDGQNARIVHEKILATAPEVKEDMGNCRCAEMLRGLIESKECPAFGRACNPKHPMGPCMVSREGGCNISYRYRED, via the coding sequence ATGTTCCGATTCAGAGAGGAAGCCACAGCCAAGAAGATCATCGAGAATCTCGGCAAATACGATCTGGACCTCCAGTTCATGCACGTTTGCGGCACACATCAGGATACTCTGGTCAAGTTCGGCCTGGAGGAGATGCTGAAGGGGGTGGGCGTACGAATCCGACAAGGGCCAGGATGTCCGGTCTGTGTCACCACCACCAAGGAAGTGGTCGAAGCCATTACACTGGCGAAGAACGGCGTGACCATCGCCGTCTTCGGCGACATGCTCACCGTACCGACGCCGATCGGATCGCTGGCGGATGCCAAGGCCGAGGGTGCTGATGTGCGGGTGGTATATTCTGTGGAGGATGCCCTGCGCATCGCCCCGGAGGTCAAGGACGCCGTCTTCATGGCCATAGGGTTCGAGACCACCAGCCCGACGACCGCCTCGGTGGTTCTGAGTGGGGTACCTAAGAATCTTACCTTCTTGAGCTGTCACCGGATCCTCCCGCCTGCCCTGGACGCATTGTTCAGGATGGGCGAGGTGCGGATTGATGGCCTGATCCAGCCTGGACATGTGGCTGCCATCATTGGGACCCAGCCTTTCGAGAGGTTCGCCCGGGATATGCATGTTCCGCAAGTTGTCGCCGGGTTCGAGCCCTTGGACATCCTGGTCACAGTCTATATGATGGTGACCCAGATCCGCGAAGGCAGGGCCGAGGTGGAGAACGAGTACTCCCGCGTGGTCAGACCTGAGGGAAACCCGATCGCGATCAAGATGCTCGACGATGTGTTCGAGACGGTAGATAAGAACTGGCGCGGTTTCCCGATGTTACCCAAGAGCGCCCTAGAGCTTCGTCCCGAGTTCGACGGACAGAACGCTCGCATCGTTCACGAGAAAATCCTCGCCACCGCACCAGAGGTCAAGGAGGACATGGGCAACTGTCGCTGCGCCGAAATGTTGCGTGGACTGATAGAGTCAAAGGAATGTCCGGCGTTCGGCAGGGCATGCAATCCTAAGCACCCGATGGGGCCGTGCATGGTCTCGAGAGAAGGCGGCTGCAACATCTCTTACCGATACCGAGAGGATTGA
- the hypA gene encoding hydrogenase maturation nickel metallochaperone HypA, with protein sequence MHEVSVMSGILDAVMAELAKHDIEKVEEVNLVVGEMTYLGKDQLAFAYEIMTRETVLEGSSLVFEDEKAEVSCPTCGFQGPAEYYVDESFHNSIPKLSCPKCGAGVKVVKGKSCRISSIKVVEK encoded by the coding sequence ATGCACGAAGTATCGGTCATGTCCGGCATCCTAGACGCGGTGATGGCGGAACTGGCGAAGCATGACATCGAGAAGGTGGAAGAGGTCAACCTGGTGGTAGGGGAAATGACCTATCTGGGCAAGGACCAGCTCGCCTTCGCCTATGAGATCATGACCAGGGAGACGGTGCTGGAGGGATCGAGTTTGGTCTTCGAGGACGAAAAGGCCGAGGTCTCATGCCCCACCTGCGGTTTCCAGGGTCCGGCCGAATACTATGTAGACGAGTCTTTCCATAACAGCATCCCTAAGCTTTCCTGCCCCAAGTGCGGCGCCGGCGTCAAGGTGGTCAAGGGCAAGAGCTGCAGGATTTCATCGATCAAGGTGGTGGAGAAATAA